Proteins encoded together in one Corvus hawaiiensis isolate bCorHaw1 chromosome 15, bCorHaw1.pri.cur, whole genome shotgun sequence window:
- the MFAP3 gene encoding microfibril-associated glycoprotein 3: protein MKLSYCLLILTVSADLSVGFTVENVAFNRTVAFGSFNASLHAVSQALISSPAHHDIIAKEGTSILIECKLNISQYEHILWYNSRGHLLEQKDEGDRWRIADYSLNITKVSFADRGRYTCAGVNHNETLYYTVTLRVIFTSGDMSIYYMIVCLVAFAITLILNITRLCMMSSHLRKTEKAINEFFRTEGAEKLQKAFEIAKRIPIITSAKTLELAKVTQFKTMEFARYIEELARSIPLPPLILNCRAFMEEIFEAVRVDDPDEVGKEDKQPPGCGAQAALFPRNPEMKRSDSPAGDSDDGSMSEQGQEIAVQVSIHPQAQGQSIDTVSHGSCHSVPAEEGTC, encoded by the exons ATGAAGCTCAGCTATTGCCTGTTAATTTTGACTGTTAGTGCTGATCTTTCAGTTGGATTCACAGTGGAAAATGTAGCTTTTAACAGAACAGTTGCTTTTGGGTCTTTCAATGCATCACTTCATGCAGTGTCTCAAGCTTTAATAAGTTCTCCAGCACACCATGATATCATAGCCAAAGAAGGGACTAGTATTTTAATTGAATGTAAACTGAACATCAGCCAGTATGAACATATCCTTTGGTATAACTCCAGAGGACACCTGCTTGAACAGAAAGATGAAG GTGACCGGTGGAGAATTGCTGATTATTCCCTCAACATCACAAAGGTCAGCTTTGCTGACCGGGGCCGGTACACGTGTGCAGGTGTTAATCATAACGAGACCTTGTACTACACAGTCACCCTGAGGGTTATCTTCACCTCAGGGGACATGAGTATCTACTACATGATTGTGTGCCTCGTTGCCTTTGCCATCACCCTCATTTTGAACATCACCCGCCTGTGCATGATGAGCAGCCACCTCCGCAAAACGGAGAAGGCCATCAATGAGTTCTTCCGCACGGAAGGGGctgagaagctgcagaaggCTTTTGAGATAGCCAAGCGTATCCCTATCATCACATCTGCCAAAACGCTCGAGCTGGCCAAAGTCACTCAGTTTAAGACCATGGAGTTTGCTCGGTACATCGAAGAGCTCGCCAGGAGCATTCCCCTCCCGCCTCTGATCCTTAACTGCAGGGCGTTCATGGAGGAGATCTTCGAGGCCGTGCGAGTGGATGACCCCGATGAGGTGGGAAAGGAGGACAAGCAGCCCCCCGGCTGCGGGGCCCAGGCCGCGCTGTTCCCCAGGAACCCGGAGATGAAGCGCAGCGATTCCCCGGCCGGCGACTCGGACGATGGCTCCATGAGcgagcagggccaggagatcGCCGTGCAGGTGTCCATCCACCCCCAGGCCCAGGGGCAGAGCATCGACACCGTGTCTCACGGCAGCTGCCACTCTGTGCCTGCCGAGGAAGGCACCTGCTGA